The DNA window aacttgactaataagagtttatattttaaattaaacaccaaatttaatgaacgcggaacattcttaacaatataagtttaattttttaactaactaatctatatatatatatatatatatatatatatatatatatatatatatatatatatagatgcttagtttttaaagtatccagattgtcgggtcgagagttgtggttaatatggatatatatgtgagagtaaattgatacttgggtcggatttttgGTTGACTttcccataaatttaaaacggttaaaaattaaattaaaaatgttatatgtatatttcgaaattgcaacataacaaaacaagtacaagtGTACAACTCTTTATctaactagactaataagactttatattttaaattcaacaccaaatttgatgaacgcatgaCATTCTAAACAATaacttcaactttttaactaatcaatctatatatatataatgatgcttaattttcaaagtgacTGAATTGTcgtgtcgagagctgtggttaatttggatatatatatgagagtaaatagatacttagATCGGATTGTGGATTAACCCGCCCTTAAGTTTAAAACggttaacataaaaataaaaatgctatatgtatgtttcgacttgcaacataacaaaacaaatacaactctttaaccaactaggctaataagaatttatattttaaattcaacaccaaatttgaagaACACGAaatattcttaacaatataagttcaaatttttaactaactaatatatatataacgatgcttaattttcaaagtgtccggattgccgggtcgagagtgtggttaatttggatatatatgtgagagtaaatggatacttgggttggattatgggttgacccgcccataaattttaaatggttaaaaatttaaataataatgttatgtATATGTTTCGAACCTGCAACTTAataaaaaacaagtacaactcttgaaccaactaggctaataaaaatttatattacaaattcaacaccaaatttgatgaacgcgagacattcttaacaatataagttcaactttttaactaactaatatatatatatatatatatatataatgatgcttaattttcaaagtgtccggattgccaggtcgagagttgtgattaatttggatatatatgtgagagtaaatggatacttatgtcggattgtgggttgacccgcccataaatttaaaacggttaaaaatctatctatatatatatataatgatgcttaattttcaaaatatccgaatttctgggtcgagagttgtggttaatttggatatatatgtgagattaaatggatacttaggtcagATTGTGGATTGACTAGcaaacataaatttgaaacggttaaaaataaaattaaaaatactatatatattttcaaacttgcaacctaacaaaacaagtataactctttaactaactaagctaataagactttatattttaaattcaacaccaaatttgataaacgcataacattcttaacaatataagtttaactttttaactaactaatatatatatatataatgatacttaattttcaaattgtCTGGATTACCGAGTCaaaaactgtggttaatttggatatatatatatatatatatatatatatatatatatgtgagagtaatggatacttgggtcagatcgtgggttgacccgcccataaatttaaaacggttaaaaataaaattaaaaagattataggtatgtttcgaactttcagtataataaaaaaatacatttttttaaccaactatgctaataagactttatattttaaatcaacaccaaatttgatgaacgcgtgacattcttaacaatataagttcaacattttaactaactaatttatatatatatatatatatataatgatgcttaattttcaaagtttccGAATTTCCAGGTCGAGagccgtggttaatttggatatatatgtgagagaaaataaatacttaagtcggattgtgagttgacccgcacataaatttaaaacggttataaataaaattaaaaatgttattctaTCAATTTTTTGATCTAATTCTAATCTAACAAAAATTTGGTGATTCAAATGGATCCCAAATGGCCTAAACAATTTTCAGAAAGTTTTAAAACGTATAAATAAACacttatatatacaaaaatcaTACTCCTAacaatcataaaataaatcaaacaaaagcaatttttttgtttaaatcttaattttttataaaaaaaatgttttggatCAAAGAttcttaatttttgtttgttatgctttaattatttccaaattattatttttacatatttttcatgGCAGAATAAATACAACTTAATCAAaacataatcttttttttagtttttgtctCTTTTTAAATGGCCCATTGAAGGgccgattttgattttataaaaagttttctttttctttttggttaaggactttttatttacattgaactttctgttttttttagttatgatttattttatttacatgttaaatatgttattagcGTTTGCAAATTacataatagaaaaaaaacaaaaacaaaaagcaATATTATTATGTAAAAGACAAAAACTAAAGGTGAAGTCAAGAAGCTTACAAAGATGGTTGCTTTCTTGACTTAAGTGGATGAACTCTTTTATTCCTAAACGACACTTGTGACCAATAATCTAATTGGTGGTTGCTAGAAAATTTCAAAGGGGCAGCCTAAGGGCGAATGTGAAAAAGAGATCACTTTTAAGAGGGTATTTATAGGTAAAACTATGAAACTCTAGGGCTCAAAGACCCATTTAATACATTTGAGCGATCTCTACTTTACATGTCACTAACTGTGAAGTTTAATCCAATAGGATTTAAgcctttaattaataattatgcaatacttggtcattttaatttaaaaaaaaatgatcaagcCCTTCACGGCTGAATCTTTCTCCCTTGTAACTTCCTTCTTTTTTagcaatttttttcttatttaacaTAGGGGCGCTCTTTTTACTCGCACcgttatcttttatttttgcacCGTTATCCCCTTAACACGTCctttatcctacaaaaaaatattttgttgaaaaaacaaataagcaagtttatttttaattattcctactTCTAAGAAacgattataataaaaatgctaactaacttattcaaaataaaatcgcaaaatttaatttaacaattttaaataactaatctaatatatattttgtatgactttttttatttatttataaatatctaagatattaatttaaatgctACCTAGAATATTCAAAGTATAATAATTTTCCAAGTGTTATAAATTAGACAAATTATCACATTAACTtgttaagaatccaaaatcaattatttccaaaaactcaattgttctaaaaaataatcgtctttaaaataaatcgtgcaatgaacccgtgaatgaatttaaaatttttgtataggctcaaatttattaaaagaataatctataaaattaggggtgaaaaatgagtgtctacaaacctaaacatacaaaatattaaatcataGAACATCTAATACAATAAAACTGACATATGTGAAGATAAAGCTTAAACAAACAAACCAAATCTCAAACGTTATGATGAGATGTTTCTACTTAGAGGAGAACCAAAATTCAATCCCTCCAATAAAATGAGATgactaagatttatttttaaatggcaTTGATGTGAAAATTTGAAATCATGACAACAAGTTTTTTCGCTTTTACAGAGTTCCGAGCTCCACAAGATGACTAACAATGTTGATTTCATATCTTTGTGGGGGCTATGTTTGTTGCTTAAATGTAAATGGGTTCAAGCTTCAATCTATTTGCTCACATAGACGACAATGAGACCTCCACAACCGAAAAGCTCATTCGACTTGACTACATTCCAATAAGCAATTCAAACAAAAGTATAGCAACTGGTTCCTCACTGTTATTGGATGACTTCATTCAATGATGAAGAACAAAATGAGCATACAAACTAAAAATATGATTAACACAGTAACATTGTATGTctaattgaaaaacaaatacaagACTCATAACTTAGTGATAGTGATAAAGCACAAGAACTCGTATAAAAACCATTTTACAACTATGTGAAAGAAGGGGACATGAAAAGGACAGACCAGATCATTGTAAATGGCTCTTAAGACCCCTCTTTAGCTGCTCTGCTTTTATGGCTGTTGATGGCTCCCCCCACCCAACTccataagaataataataatacctaACCTATTTAGAAGCTAGATAGTGTTCTAAATTCTAATTTATAGTGTTCATATAAACAATTCATACAATCATCTTTCAAAAAGTTGtgaattcaataataataacaatgttAATAAAGAAACCGGCCTTTCTTTCTTAAGAAATCAGGAATCTCAAAACCCCGTTGCCATCTCCTCCCTGCATTTCAGTTTCAGTTTCATCTTGCCTCTTGAATCCAGTACCCACCATTGTTACACTGACCTGAATAATAATAGATATTCTAGTCAAGAACTGAACTCCTGAACAAAACTAAACCATTTTTAGATAACAGTAATCTTATTTACTTGACCAGTTCCAGTTAGAGAAGGATCTATCACAGctccaaatattaaatttgcaTTAGGATCAACAAGATCATAAATAACCTCTGCTGCAGCATTCACCTCAAAAAGACTTAAATCATTCCCACCCATTATATTCCACACTATCCCCGTCGCTCTTTCTATACCAAATTCCAACAATGCCGATTGTATCGCATTTAAAGCCGCATCTCTTGCCCTGCTTTTCCCTGCAAACAAAACCCACATCAATTATCAATCATCTTCTCTTCTATATCTCAATTTCAATCTTACCAGTTCCAGTTCCCATTCCCATTAGAGATGAACCCGAGTTCTGCATTATAGCTCGAACATCAGCAAAATCCACATTAACTAAACCCGGAACCTGCATTTTTCTTTTACAAAACCCATAATTTATAACAGGGTTTTTTCAGCTTTTCTTAATTCTAAGAATCCTGGTACCGTTATTATGTCAGATATGCCTCTGACTCCTTGTCGAAGAATATCATCGGCTAAATTAAACGCTTCCATTACTGTAGTAGAACACGAAACAGCAGTTAAAAGTTTATCATTAGGAATGACAATTAACGTATGCACGTTTTCCCTCAAAGCCGCTACACCTTCTTGGGCTTGAACGCTATGTTTTTGTCCCTCAAACAAGAATGGAGTCGTGCCGATACCAACAGTTAGAATTCCCAACGATTTCGCAATTCCGGCCACAGTTGGAGCCGCACCTGTTCCGGTTCCTCCGCCCATTCCGGCAGTTACAAAGACCATATCAGCACCATTAATTGCCTCCTCAACTACCGATCTGCTCTCATTTGCTGCGTTCATTGCGATTTCTGGGTTACCACCAGCACCGAGCCCTCTCGTTAGTTCACTTCCGATTTGAAGATGGTTTGCAGAAGTCACGGGCGACATTCTCATGGATTGGACATCTGTATTAACGATCCAAAAGTCAATGCCTGTCATTGAACTCTGAACCATTCTATTGACGGCATTTGAACCTCCACCTCCATCACCCACAACTTTGATATTGGCCTCATTGTAGTTATTTGGAATAAAGGGTTGTTTAGAAAATTCTTCCTTTCTTAAGCTAGAACAAGCTTCATCAATACCATTTCCCCTGATCAATGAAACTTCACGGTGAAGATTCGGGCTGTTAACTATGTGGGAATTGAATGAACATTGTAGCCGAACAGAAATGTGCAAAGGAGATTGGCCATTTCGTGTAGACCAGACATCAGAAGGTGCAAAGGAGTAAGGAACGTAAGTTGCcatttgaaaaggaaaatgaaTTCGATCGAGTGTGAAATCAAACAATTCCTGCTCAGCCTGTTGAATACACAACAAATACGATTATAAATCTAAATGATTTAATGGGGAAACGTTATAAGGACTAATTGAATCTCAAAGGGCAAGATTCAGATATGAAGAACACAGGTAACAATTCTCATAGAAAACGCAACACAATGACAGCCATGAAAGGAACAGGAACAGACGAGAGGAACCTAACCCAGAATCAGAGTAGCCAGAATTATCAATTAAACCGGcaattagatttaaaaaatgggTTTTGATGAAATACATGAGAATAGGGAGGAGACAATTACAGTGAGCTGAATCATACCACCATTAGAAGAATCAGAAATGGGGTTTAGTACGATGGCGAAGAAATCAGCTTCTTTTGGGGGAGAAATAGAACAGCTTTAGGTTGGGTGGGCTCGACATCTCTATGCACAGTGTAATCCCAGATTATGATAAGATTAACTGAAATGAGATTATTTACAATAACTTTTGGGAGAGAATTAGAAGAGAGGGGTTAAAGTTTCTTCTAATTGAATCTTAAGTTGAAAAATGTTTGATCTAGCATTCCATTTCAATTCACATACTCAAAATCAAGTTGTAACAACCCGAGATTAATTTAAGTTGTTAAATTCGAGATTAAGTCATGACTTTGGATATTAACGTTAGATGTTAGgctaactttttatattaaaacaaattattattgatttaaagtaattattttggACTTATTCCTTGTTCCTtcttggttatttaaataaccagagagaaaataataattatgagtgatgattttaaaaaaatgagatgttttcttaaaaaaaaaaaaaaagttaaaagggtattcatatatataaataaaataaataataataatttaaaataaagatattttagtattttgattaatgaatcgattaatttgataaatgaaAGAGGAAGTGAtgtgataattaattttgttggattatttaaaaaatcagaaTACAAACGAGGCCTTTGTTACtgattattagtttttaatcaaaataatacatttttagtttatatcttctttttcaaatatataacataaatcatgaCATTAACTGTCAATTTGTTGAAAATGGTTGAAATATTGGAAACTTTTGTTCTTAATTGGGCAAGCATGTCCCTTTGTATATTCATGTGAAATAATATGTTTGAGATCATGATGTGATATTCATGTAAAAtttttgttgtttcatttaaacaaaatgcaagtatttattttgtaaccttatataaaattgaaaagaattcaaaaaataatatagcaGTCCTATAAAACTCACTTGATAGTTTATTTCATCATGTATGATAATCTAATTTTGAAGAATTGATCACATAtgtcattttgttttatttgttgatttattgtgagatccttattattattataatttttctaagaTCCTTACTTCTTCATGTGATGGTTTGTATTTTGGTCCTATCTTAGGTTAGATGgtatattttaattgtgttgcCATTCTTTTCAATGTTTGgatcttatatattttagtttttgaacTTCAATTCAATTGATCACTTAGAGATGAAAATGACATCTTAATATTAAAGCTTCACTTTAAAAGTATATCTTTTTTATTGATCTCTAATATAAATCGTGTTTCACCTTTGGTACTATATAGACTCACCAAATGCGCCGGCCACAATCAGTAAATGGTTATATTACAACCAATAAATAGCTGCCACATATTACTCGTCAAATATATTATAGCCACTTGACCAATTGAGAAAAAAGGGTAAGAAATATGGCATGTCCCACCACTCAATTCAATTAGCATTACCCAAAAggaattttgtaaattttaaaggTCTAGTGGCAATATCCATGCCCTTTTCCTCTTCTTTAGTaagtattattaaataaagaggtttatttattttattcaatgaCCTACCAAACTGAccattacaagtttcataaaaGGACACTTCAATAAagtcattaaaaaataatttgagctATACCCATTCTCACATAATTCtctctaaaataaaattcaacatGTTGAGAGcttttttaatttctcaatcCTGACCAAATTCAAGTTGATGTTTTAAGTCACAAGTTTTGcctatttgttaaaatatgtaAGAGTAATAACatcaaattatgttattttagcTTATTGGTAAGATGGAGCAAATTATTGAGTGGATATAATGAAAGTCTAACTCTTATAAGTGATTAGGCtcactcttataaaatatgtgattttCCAATATAAATATCACAATTAATTCATGAACACAATGTTGTGAATTTAATAGAGACTTATGACATAGCTCAGTGATCTCGTGTTCTCATATCATATATTATGTGTTTGAATCTTCGTCTCAGTATTTCACCATTAAGAAAAACAATGTCGTAAATTTAAGCATGTTTAAGTATACattcttcttttatatatattagattcaAAATCTATGCTTAAATGATTGACTTATATACTTAAAAgatcatttaattttaatttataatatcatattacTTGTTTATAGTAAGAAAAACCTCTTCGGTGACTATTTTTGATATGAAGAATAATTAGTGACAAAATAAAGTACGATATAAACCACCATAAAGAAATTATCAACTTGCAAcatttttcaacaaataaagTTCAAAGTATTAAATTCATAACTgaaaaaaatccaatttaattttttagatttttataggGTAAAGAAAACTCTCACCTAAACTTAGTAAGTCTCTCAACTTTAAAATAGGTTTGAAATAGCCTTTTAACACTTAACATATGAACAATAAACTCTATCGTCTAGTTCGAACtggggtttttaaaaaaaaatcagactaagaaaaactaataatttttgataattttgagaaagtaatgattatttttgataaaaaagacttaaatgatattgatatataaataaaataaaaaaataaatttaaaatataaagtattttaatatttttgttaatgaaataaataatgtaattattgagaagtaattaattaaaaaattaatttgatttaattttttttttaaaaaaacccaaagagaaccagacctataacaaaataattgttCTTAGGGCATTTGTACCAGTTTTCCTATTTTGTatccctaaaaataatataaaataataatatccctATTTTatagaatcaaaatataaattattttacatcaGCTTCCTTATTCTTatccatatatcatttaaatattcattaaaacaaccaacttttcaaccacctcaaccacttaattacttattcatatatatttaaatattcatgaaagagaaaatatattatcttattatttaggGATGCTACAGTAATCCCTAAATATAAAGATTCACTATTCATcatccctaaaaaattataaggatagggaatttgataaagcatttttttacaacttttatattatttatcttcataatagagatagaacacatttTAAGGATTCTGCTATAAATGcccttaataaataataaaactgttAAGAACaaattaactaactaatatcAATTAATTTGCAGCTCATTAACAACtgactaataattttaattcttattttcttGGCTTCCCTCaagatgaaaattttgaagtaaTAACTTCctcaaaatttgaaattattttacattaatttacttaaaatttctGCATTCTGTACAATAGGACAAACATATGTAAATAAATCATTCTttgtatttatttctttataatgaCCATCAACAATgcattttgatatatatgaattgtCGCTTTGTTATTACAGTGAAAAACAATGGGTAATgaaagttgaatttaaaattcattaagcaaataataaatttattgtaattcaCATTTTATATTTAGCTTTTATTGAGGTTCTAATATTTAGTTCCTTTTTTTATTTCCCAAGCAACAATGCatttctaatataaaaatactatGTTTACATATTTTTCGAGTATCATAACGGACCAGTCACTATATGAAAACTGAAAACGATGTAATTGTAAGATCTTATgagatgaataaaaaatttctaaagaTATATTTCTTTTCGATATTTAATCACCTGAATTGCAACATTAAAATGagactaataaaatttattaatatgttgGTTGAGTTGCTgaaaagaataagaaatatCATGCattgtgaaattcaaatataatgtCTTGTTGTATGTGTGAAAGAATGAGTAGGA is part of the Impatiens glandulifera chromosome 1, dImpGla2.1, whole genome shotgun sequence genome and encodes:
- the LOC124920671 gene encoding cell division protein FtsZ homolog 2-1, chloroplastic-like isoform X1 gives rise to the protein MIQLTAEQELFDFTLDRIHFPFQMATYVPYSFAPSDVWSTRNGQSPLHISVRLQCSFNSHIVNSPNLHREVSLIRGNGIDEACSSLRKEEFSKQPFIPNNYNEANIKVVGDGGGGSNAVNRMVQSSMTGIDFWIVNTDVQSMRMSPVTSANHLQIGSELTRGLGAGGNPEIAMNAANESRSVVEEAINGADMVFVTAGMGGGTGTGAAPTVAGIAKSLGILTVGIGTTPFLFEGQKHSVQAQEGVAALRENVHTLIVIPNDKLLTAVSCSTTVMEAFNLADDILRQGVRGISDIITVPGLVNVDFADVRAIMQNSGSSLMGMGTGTGKSRARDAALNAIQSALLEFGIERATGIVWNIMGGNDLSLFEVNAAAEVIYDLVDPNANLIFGAVIDPSLTGTGQVSVTMVGTGFKRQDETETEMQGGDGNGVLRFLIS
- the LOC124920671 gene encoding cell division protein FtsZ homolog 2-1, chloroplastic-like isoform X2, with the translated sequence MVAEQELFDFTLDRIHFPFQMATYVPYSFAPSDVWSTRNGQSPLHISVRLQCSFNSHIVNSPNLHREVSLIRGNGIDEACSSLRKEEFSKQPFIPNNYNEANIKVVGDGGGGSNAVNRMVQSSMTGIDFWIVNTDVQSMRMSPVTSANHLQIGSELTRGLGAGGNPEIAMNAANESRSVVEEAINGADMVFVTAGMGGGTGTGAAPTVAGIAKSLGILTVGIGTTPFLFEGQKHSVQAQEGVAALRENVHTLIVIPNDKLLTAVSCSTTVMEAFNLADDILRQGVRGISDIITVPGLVNVDFADVRAIMQNSGSSLMGMGTGTGKSRARDAALNAIQSALLEFGIERATGIVWNIMGGNDLSLFEVNAAAEVIYDLVDPNANLIFGAVIDPSLTGTGQVSVTMVGTGFKRQDETETEMQGGDGNGVLRFLIS